Sequence from the Nocardia cyriacigeorgica GUH-2 genome:
ACAAACAATTTGAATGTTTGCCGAAAAACTCAACCGTTTCATCAGGTTTGCTACCGTCTTTCAATGGGGAGAGTAAGTGCGGCAAGGATGGAAACCTTCCTCGTCGTCTCCCGCACCGGCAGCATCCGCCGCGCCGCGACCGAGCTGCACGTCACCGAGGCGGCCGTCTCCGCTGCCGTCGCCCATATCGAGAAACAATTGGGCGCCAAACTCATCGCGAAATCCGGCCGCGGCATCACTCTCACCGAGGCGGGTCGGGTCTATGCCGACTACTGCCGTGGCATCCTTGGACTGATGCAGGAGGCCCACGCCGCGGTGCGCCGCGCCGAATCCGGGCGCCTGCGCATCGGCGTGGTCGCCACCGCCGGCGAGTACGTGCTGCTGCGGCCGCTGGCCGGATTCCGCCGCCGCTACCCGGAAATCGAACTCAGCCTGTCGATCCATCCGCGCGATGTGCTGTTCCTCGAATTGCAGCACCACGAAACCGATCTCGTCATCGCCGGTCGACCACCGCGCGACACCGGTCTGGTCACCCGCGCACGGCGGCCGAGCCGGCTCGTCGTCGTCGGCCCCACCGGACGCGCCTGCGACCCGATGCGCTCGACCTGGCTGCTACGCGGGCGCGGATCGGGCACCAGGGAAGCCACCCTGAGCCTGCTGGCCCAGTTGCAGATCGACCCGCCCACCCTCACCCTCGGCTCGCACGGGGCCGTCCTCGCCGCCGCGCGCGAGGGGCTCGGCGTCACCCTCATCCACGGCGACGCCGTGGGCGAGCACCTCGACTCCGGCGCCCTGCGCGTGCTGCCGGTCGACGGCACCCCGCTGGACCGGCCCTGGCATGCCATCACCACCCGCAACCCCAGCCCCACCACCCGGTTGTTCCTCGCGCACCTGCTCGATCCCGGCCGGGTGGGCGCCGACGCCTTCCGCCCGACCTGATCCACCGCCCGTGCCACCGCGACACGGCCGATCTCGGCGAACCTGCCACCGAGCACCCACCCGCGGACGTACCATGCCGACGTGGCCGATGCGAAAGATCCCGCCGCGCTGCGGGTCCTGGTCTACAGCGACGACGCCGACACCCGGAGCCAGGTGATGCTGGCCCTGGGCAGACAGCCGCATCCGGACCTACCCGAGCTGGACTACCTCGAGGTCGCCACCGCCGACGTGGTGCTCGCGCAGATGGACGCCGGCGGCATCGATCTGGCCATCCTCGACGGTGAAGCCACCCCGGCGGGCGGTCTCGGGATCGCCAAACAGCTCAAGGACGAACTCGCGCACTGCCCACCGCT
This genomic interval carries:
- a CDS encoding LysR family transcriptional regulator, whose product is MGRVSAARMETFLVVSRTGSIRRAATELHVTEAAVSAAVAHIEKQLGAKLIAKSGRGITLTEAGRVYADYCRGILGLMQEAHAAVRRAESGRLRIGVVATAGEYVLLRPLAGFRRRYPEIELSLSIHPRDVLFLELQHHETDLVIAGRPPRDTGLVTRARRPSRLVVVGPTGRACDPMRSTWLLRGRGSGTREATLSLLAQLQIDPPTLTLGSHGAVLAAAREGLGVTLIHGDAVGEHLDSGALRVLPVDGTPLDRPWHAITTRNPSPTTRLFLAHLLDPGRVGADAFRPT